A window from Chrysemys picta bellii isolate R12L10 chromosome 20, ASM1138683v2, whole genome shotgun sequence encodes these proteins:
- the KCNJ9 gene encoding G protein-activated inward rectifier potassium channel 3 — translation METVYGYRLMDGRSEWMDGWMDGGVWMDGWVYRWMDEVDGGMEIWMDGWMDGWMDGGVWGWMDGWMDGWMDGWMDGEGIWGQMDGRRRCMDRWLCLEGWMDGWMKWMNGGVWRDGGWMDGWKRCMGTEGWIEEVYGWMDGWMKWMNGGVWRDGGWMDGWRRCMGTEGWIEEVYGWMDGWMDGWMEKVYGARWLGGWLEEEQVYGDGQPVCQSLAPWLWNVLPGSDAALPGAGRLQARFSAVRRDRGAAGIRGWGDPGGSEIPGRAGESGAFGEVRRGCRGNGREAGVPGKGRTPTHRHAQTDTRTAPAAAAAGSRALPGWLRGGPWAGCGRPAATLRSLAGAASLQGAKMAKENSGFSTIPETPVSEAKPPLCSRPSKASARLRRENEREKAEKKKRRQRYVEKGGKCNVQHGNVRETYRYLTDIFTTLVDLKWRFSLLVFTLAYAITWLFFGLIWWFIAYCRGDLDHLEDHTWTPCVNNLNGFVSAFLFSIETETTIGYGHRVITDKCPEGIILLLLQAILGSMVNAFMVGCMFVKISQPNKRAETLVFSSHAVVSLRDDRLCLMFRVGDLRSSHIVEASIRAKLIKSKQTHEGEFIPLNQTDINVGFETGDDRLFLVSPLIISHEINEHSPFWEVSKEQLAKDEFEIVVILEGMVEATGMTCQARSSYLMDEVLWGHRFMSVLSLEDGFYEVDYNSFHQTFEVPTPSCSAKELAESTARMDAHLYWSIPSRLDEKVEEGTEKEAGDKERNGSLANPETVQINERGPLHEGAGGGFL, via the exons atggagacgGTGTATGGGTATCGATTAATGGATGGAAGaagtgaatggatggatggatggatggatggaggtgtatggatggatggatgggtatacagatggatggatgaggtggatggagggatggagatctggatggatggatggatggatggatggatggatggaggtgtatggggatggatggatggatggatggatggatggatggatggatggatggatggagaaggTATatggggacagatggatggaagGAGGAGGTGTATGGATAGATGGCTGTGtctggagggatggatggatggatggatgaagtgGATGAATGGAGGTGTCTGGAGGgatggaggatggatggatggatggaaaagGTGTATGGGGACAGAGGGATGGATAGAGGAGgtgtatggatggatggatggatggatgaagtgGATGAATGGAGGTGTCTGGAGGgatggaggatggatggatggatggagaaggTGTATGGGGACAGAGGGATGGATAGAGGAGgtgtatggatggatggatggatggatggatggatggatggagaaggTGTATGGGGCTAGATGGCTGGGtggctggctggaggaggagcaggtgTATGGGGACGGACAACCCGTCTGTCAGTCTTTGGCTCCGTGGCTATGGAACGTTCTCCCGGGCTCGGACGCGGCTCTGCCCGGGGCGGGGCGGCTCCAGGCTCGGTTCAGCGCCGTGCGGCGGGATCGGGGCGCTGCGGGGATCCGGGGCTGGGGGGACCCCGGCGGGTCCGAGAtcccgggccgggctggggagagcggagcgtTCGGGGAGGTCCGGCGCGGTTGCCGTGGCAACGGCCGGGAAGCGGGGGTGCCTGGGAAGGGGAGGACACCGACACACAGACACGCACAGACAGACACACGCACAGCTCCGGCTGCAGCTGCGGCTGGATCCCGGGCGCTCCCCGGCTGGCTGCGCGGCGGACCATGGGCGGGCTGCGGGCGCCCGGCCGCG ACTCTAAGGAGCTTGGCCGGGGCAGCTAGTCTCCAGGGTGCTAAGATGGCGAAGGAGAACTCTGGCTTCTCCACCATCCCCGAGACTCCGGTGAGTGAGGCGAAGCCCCCGCTCTGCTCCCGCCCATCCAAGGCCTCAGCGCGGCTCCGCAGGGAGAACGAGCGGGAGAAGGCTGAGAAGAAGAAAAGGCGCCAGCGGTACGTGGAGAAGGGTGGCAAGTGCAACGTGCAGCACGGCAACGTGCGGGAGACCTACCGCTACCTCACGGACATCTTCACCACCCTGGTGGACCTCAAGTGGCGCTTCAGCCTGTTGGTCTTCACCCTGGCCTACGCCATCACCTGGCTCTTCTTCGGCCTCATCTGGTGGTTCATTGCCTATTGCCGTGGCGACCTGGACCACCTGGAGGACCACACCTGGACGCCCTGTGTCAACAACCTCAATGGGTTCGTCTCGGCCTTCCTCTTCTCCATCGAGACGGAGACCACCATTGGCTACGGTCACCGGGTCATTACAGACAAGTGTCCCGAGGGCATCATCCTCCTGCTGCTTCAGGCCATCCTGGGCTCCATGGTCAACGCCTTCATGGTGGGCTGCATGTTTGTCAAGATCTCCCAGCCCAACAAGCGGGCTGAGACCCTCGTCTTCTCCTCCCACGCCGTGGTCTCACTGCGCGATGACCGCCTGTGCCTCATGTTCCGGGTCGGGGACCTGCGCAGCTCCCACATTGTGGAGGCCTCCATCCGGGCCAAGCTGATCAAGTCCAAGCAGACCCACGAGGGGGAATTTATCCCCCTCAACCAGACGGACATCAACGTGGGCTTCGAGACGGGCGACGACCGCCTCTTCCTGGTCTCGCCCCTCATCATCAGCCACGAGATCAATGAGCACAGCCCCTTCTGGGAGGTCTCCAAGGAGCAGCTGGCGAAGGATGAGTTTGAGATTGTCGTCATTTTGGAAGGGATGGTGGAGGCCACAG GGATGACCTGCCAGGCCCGGAGCTCCTACCTGATGGACGAGGTGCTGTGGGGACATCGCTTCATGTCAGTGCTGAGCTTGGAGGATGGCTTCTACGAGGTGGACTACAACAGCTTTCACCAGACCTTCGAGGTGCCCACGCCCAGCTGCAGCGCCAAGGAACTGGCTGAGTCCACAGCCCGCATGGACGCCCACCTCTACTGGTCCATTCCCAGCCGGCTGGACGAGAAGGTGGAGGAAGGGACAGAGAAAGAAGCAGGGGATAAGGAGAGGAACGGTAGCCTGGCCAACCCGGAGA CTGTACAGATAAATGAACGAGGCCCGCTCCAtgaaggagcaggaggagggttttTATAG